A DNA window from Leptolyngbya sp. KIOST-1 contains the following coding sequences:
- a CDS encoding CRR6 family NdhI maturation factor, translated as MAHTITLQDSHFQTLDLTPARRVIDPLLAEGKLPHGEGGLRFEIDISRDPADPRELSELPEVRLWFIRLDTCYPWLPLVLDWEAGDLGRYAAMLVPHQFSPTEGIRYNPEALEIFMMAKIFAIAAWLRSQGVTQYTRLKFMTQMLGYEIDEGLFELLV; from the coding sequence ATGGCCCACACCATTACTCTGCAAGACTCCCATTTTCAAACCCTGGACCTGACTCCGGCCCGGCGGGTGATTGACCCACTGCTGGCCGAGGGCAAGCTTCCCCACGGCGAGGGTGGTCTGCGCTTTGAAATCGACATCAGCCGCGACCCCGCCGACCCCAGGGAACTTTCGGAACTGCCAGAGGTGCGGCTGTGGTTTATTCGTCTCGACACCTGCTACCCCTGGCTACCCCTGGTGCTGGACTGGGAGGCGGGCGACCTGGGCCGCTACGCCGCCATGCTGGTACCCCACCAATTCAGCCCCACCGAGGGCATTCGCTACAACCCCGAGGCGCTGGAAATTTTCATGATGGCGAAAATTTTTGCGATCGCCGCCTGGTTGCGCAGTCAGGGGGTGACCCAGTACACCCGGCTCAAGTTCATGACCCAGATGCTGGGCTACGAAATTGACGAGGGGTTGTTTGAGCTGCTGGTTTAG
- a CDS encoding DUF751 family protein codes for MKDFFDNVSRYPRYFISFTLGVFFNAAQPLVPLLQRPTTAIALIGAVVAAFLFLTFTLRAMLGLG; via the coding sequence ATGAAAGATTTTTTTGATAACGTTTCTCGCTACCCCCGCTACTTTATTTCTTTCACCCTGGGGGTGTTTTTTAATGCCGCCCAGCCCCTGGTGCCGCTGCTGCAGCGACCCACCACGGCGATCGCGCTGATTGGGGCGGTGGTGGCCGCGTTCCTGTTTCTTACTTTTACCCTGCGGGCCATGCTGGGTCTGGGTTAA
- a CDS encoding EcsC family protein, which translates to MTTTPPPNSTPNDQTRNTFEAVTQVMQVIVRVLDNASANTGNAVVSRLQPVLEPVTTTVGSVIGPIVSLPFIQYATALPGLRVLLAALGQVNVAGVRSQVDELRSQYPLDDKRGLAQRVMAETALKAAGVGLATNFLPPIAFTLTLVDIGAVAALQASMIYRIATIYGYSPTDHDRRGEVLAIWLLSSTTAGMVKSGLSIAELIPGLGALLGVATDASLIYSVGYFACRYYETKRSAPNEIVV; encoded by the coding sequence GTGACCACCACCCCACCCCCCAACTCCACCCCCAATGACCAGACCCGCAATACATTTGAAGCGGTCACCCAGGTGATGCAGGTCATTGTGCGCGTGCTGGACAACGCCAGCGCCAACACCGGCAATGCGGTGGTCTCCCGGCTGCAGCCGGTTCTAGAGCCGGTTACCACCACCGTTGGCAGCGTGATCGGCCCGATTGTCAGCCTGCCGTTTATTCAGTACGCCACCGCCCTGCCGGGGTTGCGGGTGCTGCTGGCGGCGCTGGGCCAGGTGAACGTGGCCGGGGTGCGATCGCAGGTGGATGAGCTGCGATCGCAGTATCCCCTGGACGACAAGCGCGGCCTGGCCCAGCGGGTGATGGCCGAAACCGCCCTCAAGGCCGCCGGGGTGGGCCTGGCCACCAACTTTTTGCCCCCCATTGCCTTTACCCTCACCCTGGTAGACATTGGCGCAGTCGCCGCCCTCCAGGCCAGCATGATCTACCGCATTGCCACCATCTACGGCTACTCGCCCACCGACCACGATCGCCGGGGCGAAGTGCTGGCGATCTGGCTGCTGTCCTCCACCACCGCCGGTATGGTCAAGTCGGGGCTCAGCATCGCCGAACTGATTCCCGGACTGGGGGCGCTGCTGGGCGTTGCCACCGACGCGTCGCTGATCTATAGCGTCGGCTACTTTGCCTGCCGCTACTACGAAACCAAGCGATCGGCCCCCAACGAAATTGTGGTGTAA
- the wecB gene encoding non-hydrolyzing UDP-N-acetylglucosamine 2-epimerase, with protein MSDSSLRVCITLGTRPEAIKLAPVIRAFQQDPAIQTLVVLTGQHREMVDQVMALFDLKADADLAIMQPQQTLTEITCRSLQGLEDCFQAHRPDLVIVQGDTTTAFAAALAAFYQKIPVGHVEAGLRTDNIYSPYPEEANRRLISQLTTLHFAPTTTAVGHLKAAGVVGEIHHTGNTVIDALLTVAGQNPDCPIDGLDWDQHRVLLATVHRRENWGEPLNDIAKGFLTVLDQQPDTALLLPLHRNPTVRDPLTRLLGNHPRVFLTEPLDYRRLVGAMGRCHLLLTDSGGLQEEAPGLGKPVLVLRDTTERPEAIEAGTARLIGTSAEAISHHALELLTDEAAYGTMARAVNPFGDGHAADRILAIVKAHGLKPVLH; from the coding sequence ATGTCTGACTCTTCCCTGCGCGTGTGCATTACCCTGGGCACTCGACCGGAGGCGATTAAGCTAGCCCCGGTGATTCGCGCCTTTCAGCAGGACCCGGCGATTCAAACCCTGGTCGTACTCACCGGACAGCACCGCGAAATGGTGGATCAGGTGATGGCGCTGTTTGACCTCAAAGCCGATGCCGATCTGGCCATAATGCAGCCGCAGCAAACCCTCACCGAGATTACCTGCCGCAGTCTGCAAGGGCTGGAGGACTGCTTTCAGGCCCACCGTCCCGACCTGGTGATTGTGCAGGGCGATACCACCACCGCCTTTGCCGCCGCCCTGGCTGCCTTTTACCAAAAAATTCCGGTGGGGCACGTCGAGGCGGGGCTGCGCACCGACAACATCTACAGCCCCTACCCGGAGGAGGCCAACCGCCGGCTGATCTCGCAACTCACCACACTACACTTTGCTCCCACCACCACCGCCGTCGGCCACCTCAAAGCGGCGGGGGTGGTCGGAGAAATTCACCACACGGGCAACACCGTCATCGATGCGCTGCTGACGGTAGCCGGGCAAAACCCCGACTGCCCCATCGACGGCCTCGATTGGGACCAGCACCGCGTGCTGCTGGCCACGGTTCACCGCCGCGAGAACTGGGGGGAGCCCCTGAACGACATTGCCAAAGGCTTTCTCACTGTGCTTGACCAGCAGCCCGACACCGCGCTGCTGCTGCCCCTGCACCGCAACCCCACCGTACGCGATCCGCTGACCCGGCTGCTGGGCAACCATCCCCGCGTGTTTTTGACCGAACCGCTGGACTACCGCCGACTAGTCGGCGCGATGGGCCGCTGTCACCTGCTGCTCACCGATTCGGGCGGGCTCCAGGAGGAAGCGCCGGGGCTGGGCAAACCCGTGCTGGTGCTGCGCGACACCACCGAGCGGCCGGAGGCTATCGAGGCTGGCACCGCCCGATTGATTGGCACCAGCGCCGAGGCGATTAGCCACCACGCCCTGGAACTGCTCACCGACGAGGCCGCCTACGGAACCATGGCCCGAGCCGTCAACCCCTTTGGGGATGGCCACGCTGCCGATCGCATTTTGGCCATCGTCAAAGCCCACGGGCTCAAACCAGTTCTACATTAA
- a CDS encoding DUF1830 domain-containing protein translates to MAQILDPLPSDGQSQILCCYVNATSKIQVARITNVPDWYFERVVFPGQRLLFETVPKALLEIHTGMMASAILSDSIPCDRLQVDAPEPAVFESASSPALEANSIHDTLEQPAPAVVASPAS, encoded by the coding sequence ATGGCACAAATCCTTGATCCCCTTCCCTCCGATGGCCAGAGTCAGATTCTCTGCTGCTATGTCAACGCCACCAGTAAGATCCAGGTTGCTCGTATTACAAATGTGCCCGATTGGTACTTTGAGCGGGTGGTTTTTCCGGGGCAGCGATTGCTTTTTGAAACCGTTCCTAAAGCGCTTCTAGAGATCCACACCGGCATGATGGCCAGCGCCATACTGTCCGACAGCATTCCCTGCGATCGCCTCCAGGTCGATGCTCCAGAACCAGCGGTTTTTGAGTCGGCCTCAAGCCCCGCGCTTGAGGCCAACTCAATTCACGACACACTGGAACAGCCAGCACCTGCGGTAGTGGCCTCACCTGCCAGCTAA
- a CDS encoding SH3 domain-containing protein, protein MGLLTAPLQAAASLALFASSGDQTLLAQAATVETVLNFETASRAVRVYRSGGRLFMNLYNKATDVVEVRAAPAQLVPSTRDQTVYATTQGEAQRFARINVQGETELEIVAANGNVVLQEPGFNTVVGVANGVSDFRGNNFAPGTPAVVLSAEAARLRSGPRLGSTILGSAPRRAVVDVLDRVGNPADGFIWYQVIHNGTTGWVRGDLLQPT, encoded by the coding sequence TTGGGGTTGCTAACTGCCCCGCTCCAGGCCGCCGCCTCTCTCGCCTTGTTCGCCAGTTCAGGCGATCAAACCCTGCTGGCCCAGGCGGCTACGGTTGAAACCGTGCTCAACTTTGAAACCGCGTCGAGGGCGGTGCGGGTCTATCGCAGCGGTGGCCGTCTGTTTATGAACCTCTACAACAAGGCTACCGACGTGGTTGAAGTCCGGGCTGCGCCCGCCCAGCTGGTTCCCAGCACCCGCGACCAAACCGTTTACGCCACCACCCAAGGGGAGGCTCAGCGCTTTGCCCGCATCAACGTGCAGGGCGAAACCGAGCTGGAGATCGTCGCTGCCAACGGCAATGTGGTGCTGCAAGAACCCGGCTTCAACACCGTGGTAGGGGTTGCCAATGGAGTCAGCGACTTTCGCGGCAACAACTTTGCACCGGGTACCCCGGCCGTGGTGCTCTCCGCTGAAGCGGCTCGGCTGCGCTCGGGGCCGCGGTTGGGGAGCACCATTTTGGGCAGCGCCCCTCGCCGGGCGGTGGTGGATGTGCTGGACCGGGTGGGCAACCCCGCCGATGGCTTTATCTGGTACCAGGTCATCCACAACGGCACGACGGGCTGGGTCCGTGGCGATCTGCTCCAGCCCACTTGA
- a CDS encoding DUF4079 domain-containing protein, whose protein sequence is MVDLPSFLWLWRIAAWSMGLTLTAYALLALTGGVLFYTRTNKQPRSAWLRPLHIGLGSVAVVLVLVLLAIGLIGTLGEYGSLGHSVHLLFGLSVVVLVLASAWSASRIAPERPWARPLHVGLNGGLGLGLAAAGLSGWQVVQKYLP, encoded by the coding sequence ATGGTGGACCTACCTTCGTTTTTGTGGCTGTGGCGCATTGCCGCCTGGTCCATGGGGCTTACGCTTACGGCCTACGCGCTGCTGGCGCTGACGGGCGGCGTGCTGTTCTATACCCGGACTAACAAGCAACCGCGCTCAGCCTGGCTGCGACCTTTGCACATTGGTCTTGGCAGTGTGGCGGTGGTGCTGGTGCTGGTTCTGCTGGCCATCGGTTTGATTGGTACCCTGGGGGAATACGGCAGTCTGGGCCATTCCGTGCACCTGCTGTTTGGGCTTTCGGTGGTGGTTTTGGTGCTAGCCTCGGCCTGGAGCGCCAGCCGGATCGCCCCAGAGCGTCCCTGGGCCAGACCCCTGCACGTTGGCCTGAACGGTGGGCTGGGCCTTGGTCTGGCGGCAGCCGGGCTCTCAGGTTGGCAGGTGGTGCAAAAGTATTTACCTTAG
- the rbfA gene encoding 30S ribosome-binding factor RbfA produces the protein MANSRRVERVASLIKREISQMVMLDIKDDRVGAGMVSVTDVDVSGDLQHAKVFVSIYGTDEARAETMAGLKAATGFVRSELGQRLRLRRTPEIIFREDVGVERGTRVLSLINQLSQERAEKGLPDEGEAAWEGHDLTGEEPDTEPPTAGEEE, from the coding sequence ATGGCCAACAGTCGTCGCGTCGAGCGGGTGGCGTCGCTGATCAAGCGCGAGATCAGCCAGATGGTGATGCTGGACATTAAAGATGACCGGGTGGGGGCTGGCATGGTCAGCGTCACCGATGTCGATGTGTCCGGTGACCTGCAGCACGCCAAGGTGTTTGTCAGCATCTACGGCACCGACGAGGCCAGGGCCGAAACCATGGCGGGCCTGAAGGCGGCCACGGGCTTTGTGCGCAGCGAACTGGGCCAGCGGCTGCGGCTGCGGCGCACCCCTGAAATTATCTTTAGAGAAGACGTGGGGGTTGAGCGCGGCACCCGCGTGCTGTCGCTAATCAACCAGCTCAGCCAGGAGCGGGCCGAAAAGGGACTCCCCGACGAGGGGGAGGCCGCCTGGGAGGGCCATGACCTGACCGGCGAGGAACCCGATACCGAACCCCCGACCGCTGGGGAAGAGGAGTGA
- a CDS encoding MBL fold metallo-hydrolase codes for MANIASPSDALFPVRAGDPAQSEPRPVEQTFTLTFWGVRGNIPAPGADTVRYGGNTACVEVLVGGQRLIFDGGSGLRVLGCHLMEQGPPVDAHLFFTHTHWDRIQGFPFFAPAFVPATQLNIYGAPALNGASIKQRLMDQMLRPNFFKPLQTMAATMAFHNIAAGDSICLGDVVVETWSLNRHTGALGYRVSWRDIVLVYATDTDPTQTSLDPNLLMLTSGADVLIFDGTYADTAYSDPNGAGLAPWHLGVEVARASQVKHLVLFHHDPCHSDDQLDQLERQVQTSFAPTRLAREGMTLDLLRASGCNLG; via the coding sequence ATGGCCAATATCGCTAGTCCTTCCGATGCCCTATTTCCGGTTCGCGCTGGCGACCCCGCTCAGTCTGAGCCCCGCCCAGTCGAACAGACGTTTACCTTGACCTTTTGGGGCGTGCGCGGCAACATCCCGGCCCCGGGTGCCGATACCGTGCGCTACGGCGGCAATACAGCCTGTGTGGAAGTGCTGGTGGGCGGTCAGCGGCTCATTTTTGACGGCGGTAGCGGGCTGCGGGTGCTGGGGTGCCACCTGATGGAGCAGGGGCCACCTGTGGATGCCCACCTGTTTTTCACCCATACCCACTGGGACCGCATCCAGGGCTTTCCGTTTTTTGCACCCGCCTTTGTGCCCGCCACCCAACTCAATATTTATGGCGCCCCAGCCCTGAACGGGGCCTCCATCAAGCAGCGCCTGATGGATCAAATGCTGCGGCCTAACTTCTTTAAGCCCCTGCAAACTATGGCGGCCACTATGGCGTTTCACAATATTGCCGCCGGAGATTCGATTTGCCTGGGGGACGTGGTGGTCGAAACCTGGAGCCTCAACCGCCACACTGGCGCCCTGGGTTACCGGGTCAGCTGGCGCGACATTGTGCTGGTCTATGCCACCGACACCGACCCCACCCAAACCAGCCTCGATCCCAACCTGCTGATGCTGACTAGCGGTGCCGATGTGCTGATTTTTGACGGCACCTATGCCGATACCGCCTACTCAGATCCTAACGGTGCCGGGCTGGCTCCCTGGCACCTGGGGGTCGAGGTGGCTCGGGCCAGCCAGGTTAAGCATCTGGTGCTGTTTCACCACGACCCCTGCCACAGCGACGACCAGCTCGACCAGCTCGAGCGGCAGGTGCAGACGAGCTTTGCCCCTACCCGTCTGGCCCGCGAAGGCATGACCCTAGACCTGCTCCGGGCCAGCGGCTGTAATCTTGGTTAA
- a CDS encoding orange carotenoid protein N-terminal domain-containing protein codes for MTYTTTAPAIASLGTVTPVASAIAAFQGLATDEQLGLLWVLYDNMGRAITPAAPGAARLQFAEGLLAQVRAMAPTEQLQFMRDLVERKNTPATRAYGVLTNNTKLAFWFQLAEAMRAGAVIAVPDYYKLGGDGMAVFGQISKLDFNQQITVLRQAVVAMGVDPLA; via the coding sequence ATGACCTACACAACAACCGCTCCGGCGATCGCCTCTCTTGGTACCGTGACTCCAGTTGCTAGTGCAATTGCGGCCTTCCAGGGCTTAGCGACCGATGAGCAACTGGGCTTGCTCTGGGTACTGTACGACAACATGGGCCGCGCGATTACCCCCGCCGCCCCCGGTGCCGCCCGCCTGCAGTTCGCCGAAGGGCTGCTGGCCCAGGTGCGAGCCATGGCCCCGACGGAACAGCTTCAGTTTATGCGCGACCTGGTCGAGCGCAAAAATACCCCGGCCACCCGTGCCTACGGGGTGCTGACCAACAACACCAAGCTGGCCTTCTGGTTCCAGCTGGCCGAAGCCATGCGCGCTGGTGCCGTCATTGCCGTGCCCGACTACTACAAGCTAGGCGGCGACGGGATGGCCGTGTTCGGACAAATTTCCAAGCTCGACTTCAACCAGCAGATCACGGTTTTGCGCCAGGCCGTAGTGGCCATGGGCGTTGACCCCCTCGCCTAA
- a CDS encoding ABC transporter ATP-binding protein, with translation MTPPDILRLDTVTKRYSPQLPPAVDQVSLSLHQGEILALLGPSGCGKTTLLRLIAGFERPDRGTLYFGRQPVDGATWLPPERRDVGIVFQDYALFPHLTVEKNVAFGLQPRGGKGKRGALPSGGLTAADVAEQTAAAIALVGLEALKHRFPHELSGGQQQRVALARALAPRPAIVLLDEPFSNLDVQVRLYLRQEVRDILRRVGASGVFVTHDQEEALALADRVAVMNQGHLEQIDAPEVVYGQPASRFVAEFVTQANFLPAQLSPEGWQTEIGCFAVDGPGEGASRGDVMVRQDDIALAEDAAGAAVVRDRQFLGREYKYCLQTPQGTLIHARLPLDAAIAVGRRVRLTVPPQRVRLYPALSPVSAPAYASPASLSAPLA, from the coding sequence ATGACCCCACCGGATATTCTGCGCCTCGATACCGTTACCAAACGCTATAGCCCCCAGCTGCCCCCGGCGGTAGATCAGGTGAGCCTGAGTCTGCACCAGGGCGAAATTTTGGCGCTGCTGGGACCGTCGGGCTGCGGCAAAACCACCCTGCTGCGGCTAATTGCGGGGTTCGAGCGGCCCGATCGCGGCACCCTCTATTTTGGCCGTCAGCCGGTGGATGGGGCCACCTGGCTGCCCCCGGAGCGTCGGGACGTGGGCATTGTCTTCCAGGACTATGCCCTGTTTCCGCACCTGACGGTGGAAAAGAATGTTGCCTTTGGGCTTCAGCCTCGGGGGGGCAAGGGGAAGCGGGGAGCATTGCCCTCTGGGGGACTGACGGCGGCGGATGTGGCTGAGCAAACGGCGGCGGCGATCGCGCTGGTGGGGCTAGAGGCGCTCAAGCATCGCTTTCCCCACGAGCTGTCCGGGGGGCAGCAGCAGCGGGTGGCCCTGGCGCGGGCCCTGGCTCCGCGTCCGGCGATTGTGCTGCTCGATGAGCCGTTTAGCAACCTGGACGTGCAGGTGCGGCTCTACCTGCGCCAGGAGGTGCGCGATATTTTGCGCCGGGTGGGGGCCTCGGGGGTGTTTGTCACCCACGATCAGGAGGAGGCTCTGGCCCTGGCCGATCGCGTTGCGGTGATGAACCAGGGCCACCTGGAGCAGATCGATGCGCCGGAGGTGGTCTACGGCCAGCCCGCCTCTCGCTTTGTGGCCGAGTTTGTCACCCAGGCCAACTTTTTGCCCGCCCAGCTCAGCCCTGAGGGCTGGCAAACCGAGATTGGCTGCTTTGCCGTCGATGGCCCTGGGGAGGGTGCCTCTCGCGGAGACGTAATGGTGCGCCAGGACGACATCGCCCTGGCGGAGGACGCTGCGGGGGCGGCGGTGGTGCGCGATCGCCAGTTTTTGGGTCGCGAGTACAAATACTGCCTGCAGACCCCTCAGGGCACTCTGATCCACGCCCGCCTGCCGCTGGATGCGGCGATCGCAGTGGGCCGTCGGGTCCGGCTGACCGTGCCGCCCCAGCGGGTGCGGCTGTATCCAGCGTTGTCTCCAGTGTCGGCCCCCGCGTACGCCAGCCCTGCCAGTCTGTCCGCCCCCCTGGCCTAG
- a CDS encoding ketosteroid isomerase family protein, which translates to MSLSTRVANTTPDLAAVSAAVERYFAGFNTEDYRAVATLFETDGALLAPFEEPIVGPEAIYIYLQAEALNMRATPVQVEATPHPDGGQQVVVKGRVKTLLFTVNVRWTFELTAADTVRSAEIKLLASLQELMQLDRG; encoded by the coding sequence ATGAGCCTATCTACCCGTGTGGCCAACACAACCCCAGACCTGGCGGCGGTTTCTGCCGCTGTCGAGCGCTACTTTGCCGGCTTCAACACCGAAGACTATCGAGCTGTAGCGACGCTGTTTGAGACCGATGGGGCGCTGCTAGCTCCCTTTGAGGAACCAATCGTCGGTCCGGAGGCCATCTACATTTACCTGCAGGCCGAGGCTCTCAACATGCGGGCCACGCCGGTTCAGGTAGAGGCTACCCCCCACCCCGACGGTGGCCAACAGGTGGTGGTCAAGGGCCGGGTCAAAACCCTGCTCTTCACTGTCAACGTGCGGTGGACGTTTGAACTGACGGCAGCGGATACAGTGCGGTCTGCCGAGATCAAGCTGCTGGCCTCGCTACAGGAGCTGATGCAGCTGGATCGGGGTTAG
- a CDS encoding glycoside hydrolase family 3 N-terminal domain-containing protein gives MSPAIATARLPAPESLSLAEQVAQMVVVRASGHLFDHEIRYPTWEADQATLTQYVEELGVGGVILLGGSAAEVGLKTQALQAQARIPLLIAADVEEGVGQRFSGATWFPPPMALSAVADRDLGTALAYAEAFGAATATEALAIGLNWVLAPTVDINNNPDNPVINVRAFGDSQERVCALTQAFLRGVQTQPVLSAAKHFPGHGDTAVDSHLELPVLPHDRDRLEALELVPFRTAIAAGADAIITAHLRIPALDARHPATLSAPILTGLLRQQLGFDGLIVTDALIMGAIANAYGPYEAAVLAVEAGADVLLMPGDPEGTIAAVVEAVHRGRLTPDRIVASVERIWRAKQKAAPALLPDGAGHAWEHLPPPPVQLQALAQPATRRLATEMLTASMTVQGQVPPCPASAPGDNLVLVDDVVGCRFLDRTAAAILWPQNHHYQLKLVDTQACIQLPHAPELRPSLVQIFVRGNPFRGTQGLLERAELWLEALRQADCLRGVVIYGSPYALEQLRPHFGSAPYGFTYGQMPLAQSQILQTLLPVQGTTLNREFTD, from the coding sequence GTGAGTCCGGCGATCGCCACCGCCCGCCTGCCCGCCCCCGAGAGCCTTTCCCTGGCGGAGCAGGTGGCTCAAATGGTGGTGGTGCGGGCCTCGGGACACCTGTTTGACCACGAAATTCGCTACCCCACCTGGGAGGCCGACCAGGCCACCCTCACCCAATACGTAGAGGAGCTGGGGGTGGGTGGCGTCATTTTGCTGGGAGGTAGCGCCGCCGAAGTAGGGCTCAAAACCCAGGCGCTGCAGGCTCAGGCCCGGATTCCGCTGCTGATTGCCGCCGATGTGGAGGAGGGGGTGGGCCAGCGGTTCAGCGGTGCCACCTGGTTTCCGCCGCCGATGGCCCTGTCGGCGGTGGCCGATCGCGACCTCGGCACAGCCCTGGCCTATGCCGAAGCCTTTGGGGCCGCCACCGCCACCGAGGCTCTGGCGATTGGCCTCAACTGGGTGCTGGCGCCCACGGTTGACATCAACAACAACCCGGACAACCCGGTAATCAACGTCCGGGCCTTTGGAGATAGCCAGGAGCGGGTCTGTGCCCTCACCCAGGCGTTTCTGCGCGGCGTGCAAACCCAGCCGGTGCTGAGTGCCGCCAAGCACTTCCCCGGCCACGGCGACACGGCGGTGGACTCTCACCTGGAGCTGCCGGTGCTGCCCCACGATCGCGATCGCCTCGAAGCCCTGGAGCTAGTGCCCTTTAGAACTGCGATCGCCGCCGGGGCCGACGCCATCATCACCGCCCACCTGCGTATTCCTGCCCTCGATGCCCGCCACCCGGCCACCCTCTCCGCCCCCATTCTCACCGGGCTGCTGCGTCAGCAGCTGGGGTTCGACGGCCTGATTGTCACCGATGCCCTGATCATGGGGGCGATCGCCAACGCCTACGGCCCCTACGAAGCCGCGGTGCTGGCGGTCGAAGCGGGGGCCGACGTGCTGCTCATGCCCGGCGACCCCGAGGGGACGATCGCCGCCGTGGTGGAGGCCGTCCACCGGGGTCGCCTCACCCCCGATCGCATTGTGGCCAGCGTGGAGCGGATCTGGCGGGCCAAGCAGAAGGCGGCCCCCGCTCTTCTCCCCGATGGGGCAGGCCACGCCTGGGAGCACCTGCCGCCGCCCCCGGTTCAGCTCCAGGCCCTGGCCCAGCCCGCCACCCGCCGCCTCGCCACCGAAATGCTCACCGCCTCGATGACGGTGCAGGGCCAGGTGCCCCCCTGTCCGGCCTCCGCCCCTGGCGACAACCTGGTGCTGGTCGATGACGTCGTCGGCTGCCGCTTTTTAGACCGCACGGCGGCGGCGATCCTCTGGCCCCAGAACCACCACTACCAGCTCAAGCTCGTCGATACCCAGGCCTGTATTCAGCTGCCCCATGCCCCCGAGCTGAGGCCCAGCCTGGTGCAGATCTTTGTGCGCGGCAACCCGTTTCGCGGTACCCAAGGTCTGCTGGAGCGGGCCGAATTGTGGCTGGAGGCCCTGCGGCAGGCCGACTGCCTGCGGGGGGTCGTCATCTACGGTAGCCCCTACGCCCTCGAGCAGTTGCGGCCTCATTTTGGCTCGGCCCCCTACGGCTTTACCTACGGCCAAATGCCCCTGGCCCAGAGCCAGATTTTGCAGACCCTGCTGCCCGTCCAGGGGACGACGCTGAACCGCGAGTTTACTGACTGA
- a CDS encoding DNA adenine methylase: MTAALSASTSLYPRPFLKWAGGKGRLLSQYEPFLPQRIDTYYEPFLGGGAVFFHLAGRAQRAVLGDINPELVNVYCCVRDQVEPLIRHLWDHQRRHTPAYYYEVRQRQQLRSPVERAARLIYLNKTCYNGLYRENSRGHFNVPMGKYKNPTICDPSLLRAASAALQIAEIQTFSFETLLERSLSRRDFVYFDPPYHPISTTSSFTSYSRYGFTGADQERLAAVFRALAVQGQRVMLSNSDCAFIRELYQGFAIHPMLAARAINSRAGCRGKIGELLITT, from the coding sequence GTGACAGCGGCACTTTCGGCTTCTACCTCGCTCTACCCGCGCCCGTTTCTCAAGTGGGCCGGGGGCAAGGGGCGTTTGCTCAGCCAGTACGAGCCGTTTTTGCCCCAGCGCATTGACACTTACTATGAGCCATTTTTAGGCGGCGGGGCAGTGTTCTTTCACCTGGCCGGGCGGGCTCAGCGGGCGGTTCTGGGAGATATCAACCCCGAGCTGGTCAACGTCTACTGCTGCGTGCGCGACCAGGTGGAACCGCTGATTCGCCACCTGTGGGATCACCAGCGCCGCCACACCCCCGCCTACTACTACGAGGTGCGCCAGCGGCAGCAGCTGCGATCGCCCGTGGAGCGGGCCGCCCGGCTCATCTACCTGAACAAAACCTGCTACAACGGCCTCTACCGCGAAAATTCTCGCGGCCACTTCAACGTGCCGATGGGCAAGTACAAAAACCCTACCATCTGCGATCCCTCCCTGCTGCGGGCGGCCTCGGCGGCGCTGCAAATTGCCGAGATTCAGACCTTCTCCTTCGAAACGCTATTGGAGCGATCGCTCAGCCGCCGCGACTTTGTCTACTTTGACCCGCCCTACCACCCGATCAGCACCACCAGCAGCTTTACCAGCTACAGCCGCTACGGTTTCACCGGGGCCGATCAGGAGCGGCTGGCGGCGGTGTTCCGTGCCCTGGCGGTCCAGGGACAGCGGGTGATGCTCTCCAACTCCGACTGCGCGTTCATCCGCGAACTGTACCAAGGGTTTGCGATCCACCCCATGCTGGCGGCGCGGGCAATCAACTCCCGGGCCGGGTGCCGGGGCAAAATCGGCGAGCTGCTCATTACCACCTGA